The nucleotide sequence CTGAATTGGGGTGTGGGGATTGGGACCCTTGaaggacaaagaaaaaaaaataagacattTAAAACAAAGGAGATGGTAAAATACTAAGATAGTAAATTGTGAATGTGTCACTTCATTGTCAAACATACTTGTCTCCCTCAGTTTTGATGCATGTCCTGATTTGGTACCAATATAGGTTAAGCCCCAACCTAATTGTAGTTGATGTTTGTATCTCTCTTGCATTATGTATCTCACTTTCTTCCCATCTTCTCCCCTACAATTTGGTTAACCGGTCTTTTTCACTTCCTGTACCTTGCACATCCCatatctttgagttttttttttctcaagatattgggcttgttcgtttggctgccgcaggtacctgcggtTGCGGCAGACGCAGGTATGGTTGTTCGTTTGCttgccgcaggtacctgcgtcaTGACGCTGCGGTAAACGCTGCGACCTgcgtttaatatttttaaacgttGTTTCAATTCAGCggttaaaaacataaacgcaGCTATTGTCGCTGCCGCAGCCGCCAGCGTCAACCAAGCGAACAAGCCCATTATTTATATACCAAACGAACAAActaaaaaactaatcaaaaaaatccaaatatataCCGAATTAAAATTTGAGCAAAATTTCCACTCAGCTCTTAATTGGACGAGAACGATTGATCGACATCAGAGTCTTTAATGTAAGATTGTGAGGTGTGTTCGTAATAGATGATGTGTCTTCTATGGTATTTTCAGATTGATTCAAGTGGCTTAACCGGCACCAAAATTGACGAGATCATTCAAATGTCTGCCATTTAAgcaaaatggagaaaaaaaataacaataataacatGAACCAAGTTGGTTCGTTTATCCCAGATTCACAGTTTGCACAAAGGGAAACTCATATTTCACATTTCAGATACCAAGTGACGTTATAAATTGATCTCAAACTCTTTGACTATTAATCTGTTCCAACAACTGGAATATCAATGAGATGAAACCCCGAAATATGAAAATCTGACATATTTAGTCATATATTCGGGAAATAACTTGTGTAACATGCACGCCACCCAGCAAATACTTTTTAGGTGTTTCTGAATCCCTTTTAGTCTTTGTCTTTTGATGGAGATGATAAGAGATGGTGTAATGTTGCTGTTTGGATAACCGCACTTGGGTTCGTATCCTTTGATACGTGAGAAGCTGTCCGCCTTATGTTGAAACCTCTTTCTAAACTCGTTTGTCTCGAACTGGAACGCCTGAATGACCGTGGAAGATGTCTGATAAGCCGTGATGAAGTCACGAGTAATACAACACCTAGCATGATAAGTAACCTGCAAAAAGTTTCAAGAGTCTCCCATCACTAAAAATTATAGTTCTGAAACCGGTACTATGTTCATGCACATAATGTTATATATGTAAGGGAAAAtctttttggagagatcttttgcaatttttttgtgtgtacaCATGTTCATCTCTAATGACCAATCGAATGTGTTTCAACTGGGATCTTTTGCAATTATTTTGTGCGTACACACGATGTTTCATCTCTAATCACTCTGATAGAATGTGTCTCACCTAGCATATTAACTAAAGACAATGGTGAGTAGAACTTACCATCCTAAGAGAAGTAGAAGCCGTCCCGATGGTGAAGTGGGTAATTTCTCACCCAGAGCGAACATTCCTGCAACCACACCTGTTACAATTGACGCCACAGCAGCGCAAGTGGATACAACAATTGCTCTTCCATGTTTTAGTCCCCGAGTCTGATAAagtacaaacaaaaagaagactAGAATCATGATGAACCTGAATATCAACCTACAAAGGACTACAGATAGAGAGTCCTTTATGTTATACACGAAAGCAGAAATGGACTAGCATGGGTAAAGTACCTGATAGAAAAATCCTGTTCCACTACAGCATATACTAATTGAAATGCACATAGGAATGAACATTGCAGAAAACCCCTGCTCCACGAATACAAAACCCATCTTTGATACTACAGAGGCCATCCTGTGATCATATGAGTGATAAACTGTTGTAAGCTATGCAACAGCTATAAATACAGTTCATATATAGTTCTAGTCTATTTGAAAAAGTTCCTGCAGGAAAATCCGCACATTGGTCCTTATATgtctcaaaactcaaaagcacATTGTAATTGATAtaaaggagatgatgatgagtatCCCAGGCTCGTCACACAGTTAAAGGGTAGTAGAAGGTACCCGAATAAAATCCCAGATTCCAGGCCATATATAATTTCTTCCACAACTTCATACTCCCCCTGCAAACCAGAATTAGGATAAGTGCATTTGGTAGGAAAAATGAAAAGACAACAACATTAAAGGTGATACAAGCTCTTATAGCTCAAAAATCTAAGCAATTGAAAAGGTTAAAGAGAATAAAATACCAGCTCCTGCTCCCTGCGCTGGCGTTTGAAGATATGAAGCCACGCATTTAGTAGTACCTTATACCCAAAATCCAACACAAAAGTTATCAGAAACATTGCAATTACCATACCTATTAATATATTATCtgataaatatgaaaaaaaaatatatataaacacaatgGTTCCAATGGTCAAgtttataatgatatatatacgtCAGGAAGAAGCCATCAgctaacacaaaataaaaaggagaTGATGCCAAAATAGAGTTATTATAAAATACCATGGATGAAAGGTACCTACAAACAAGATGGCAACAACCAACGCTAGCCAGAGCAACTGGAAAACAGATATCAGCGATGCTTCTTGCTCCTCGCCACCAGCACCAACTCCTACAGCGAACGTACAAAtcctaaatttattaaaacaggTAATTCTATCTACAATGTTGATAGTGAGAAACAGTAAAAGAAATCAACAATGAAAGATGTTACCTATGGTGCCAATGCCAGCAACGGTAATCCCAATCCAGTCAAAAACATTCATGACTtccttcaaataaaaatgagaaaagacAGAAAGAATGGCAAGTCCACATCCCGAGACAGGTTGAACAACAGACACCTGAAAGCAAGAGAAGGCTATTAGGCAACACAATCTCTGGCATCagaataaacaaaaagttttacgggaaaactcCTTTACTTACAGGGGCAAGCGAGAGTGCTCTGAGCATCAACAAAGCCCCAACAATGTCCATAAGAAAACCTAGTGCCCATGGTTTGTTAACAGCATATGCTCTTATTACCtgtaaaacaaattattgataTACAATGTAAGCCTTTCTACAACACGTTTGTCCAACCACCTCTCCTCTAATTCAACACAAAGGAACGAAATCAAAATCGAGCCTCCGCAATTGGTTTTGATTCAGAATAGTTTGACTCCGATCCAATTCTCGTATACTCTAAACAACAACATTCAAAAATCGTCTAATGAGTTTTGTATCTACCACGAAATCGAATTCAAATTTCCCAGATAATAAATTTCGCGAAAGTTAGGTTGAGATTTTATAGAGATTGGTCCGATCAAATTGAAAATTCAGGACTCAAAATAGCAGCAACATGCAATTCAAAACATAAGAGTTACGAAGATTAgattatgagagagagagagagagggggagagaCCTTGAGCTTGAGGGAGAGAGGAGGGAGGATGATAGTGCCTTTCTTCTGGAGAACCTTTCCAATATTGTTACCGGCGGTGGCCGCGAGCGTAAGGCAAATCGACTCCCACATCTCTTTAAATCGCCGGCGAGAGAAAACGAACCAACCCAAGGGAggcttcttctttatttcttcgAAGGAATTGGTTTTGCCGATGTCTTACGTTATGATTAACATCGGCAATattgtaattttcttctttttttgttttttttaattatagctATTTTATTAATGggtaacaaaaaataataatttgatctTCAATGCTTTtattgacttttgtttttagtttcttgcCTTCAAATTGAGGTTTCGTATTATtcagtaattttgtttttttttttgcaaaatactAAAACGTACAATAATTAAATACCAATGGTAATTTTATTACTAGACCTCACACAGTCTCACACATAATGTGTATTGGAACATAGTGTATTTTTCAAAGCCAAAGAggtatttgaatatattttcaattCGATTAGATAACGCAATTTAAACAAAGTTCGGCGTCAACACGTTGCTAAGCATGCTTATGTCAATTTATCCACCAACCCAACGTACTTGCAGCAGCCCTCAGCCCTCAAAATAAACCGAAACATgttgttgattatttttttggttatctaatcctttttttttttttgatattgaaATGACTTTAACAAGAGAGTAATATTCGAAATATGTTGTGATCAGATGGGTATATACTCTAAGCATTCCtttctcaaacaaaaaaaaaaaaaacaaaaatacttgtATGTATGCATCATAAAACCTCAGTTTCGGCGGAGTAAATGCAGTAAAAAGGGACAATTTTTAGCATATGGTGCTACTACAGTTGATGGGAGAACTCGAATTGGGGAAAATAATGTTTAAGTGGCTTAGATGCCATGGGAAGGATACAAATTTGAAGAATAGTATGATGTCTTCCTCTGCCTTTAAATTCTGATGTCCATAGAGCTTATGAAACATTGACTTTAATCTTAGTTGACATATGGAAGAACAGTATGAGTTTTCTTCTACCGAAAGTTTCTGATGTCCAAAGAACTAATGAAACATTGACTTCAATCTTAGTTAACAAGTAGATGAGTCGTctcataacaaaaataaacatatacagTCTTCAGAGTGCAGacttagattaaaaaaaaaaaatgactaagTAAAGCTAATAAGGATGACACCCACAAATAGATATATGGTCCCCAATTAAAACGAGCTGTTAGCAGCTTTTCAAAAGCCAACTTTTTTCAGTCGAGATCTATTAACCACAACAAGTAAATCATTTTACCAA is from Camelina sativa cultivar DH55 chromosome 20, Cs, whole genome shotgun sequence and encodes:
- the LOC104769432 gene encoding probable magnesium transporter NIPA9, with the protein product MWESICLTLAATAGNNIGKVLQKKGTIILPPLSLKLKVIRAYAVNKPWALGFLMDIVGALLMLRALSLAPVSVVQPVSGCGLAILSVFSHFYLKEVMNVFDWIGITVAGIGTIGVGAGGEEQEASLISVFQLLWLALVVAILFVLLNAWLHIFKRQRREQELGEYEVVEEIIYGLESGILFGMASVVSKMGFVFVEQGFSAMFIPMCISISICCSGTGFFYQTRGLKHGRAIVVSTCAAVASIVTGVVAGMFALGEKLPTSPSGRLLLLLGWLLIMLGVVLLVTSSRLIRHLPRSFRRSSSRQTSLERGFNIRRTASHVSKDTNPSAVIQTATLHHLLSSPSKDKD